The following proteins come from a genomic window of Brevibacillus antibioticus:
- a CDS encoding ornithine--oxo-acid transaminase has translation MSKTNVVIDQTEKFGAHNYHPLPIVISKAEGVWVHDPEGNKYLDMLSAYSALNQGHRHPRIIQALKDQADKVTLTSRAFYNDQLGEFYEKLSAVTGKEMILPMNTGAEAVETALKAVRRWAYDVKKVPENQAEIIVCEGNFHGRTVTITSFSSAEEYRRGFGPFTPGFKIIPYGDIEALKQAITPNTAAFMLEPIQGEAGIIIPQEGFLKQAQEVCKANNVLLVSDEIQTGFGRTGKMFASDWEEVVPDMYIMGKALGGGVFPISAVAADKEILSVFEPGSHGSTFGGNPLGCAVAIAAMDVLADEGLVQRSLEMGAYFMEKLKEINNPIIKEIRGRGLFIGLELTTAARPYCEKLKELGLLCKETHETTIRFAPPLVISKEDLDWAIDRIKQVLHVTEAANA, from the coding sequence ATGAGTAAAACAAACGTGGTTATTGATCAAACAGAAAAATTCGGTGCGCACAACTATCATCCGCTACCGATCGTTATTTCCAAAGCAGAAGGCGTATGGGTACACGATCCGGAAGGCAATAAATATCTGGATATGCTGAGTGCATATTCTGCGCTGAACCAAGGACATCGTCATCCACGTATCATCCAAGCTCTGAAAGATCAAGCAGATAAAGTAACGCTCACTTCCCGTGCTTTTTACAATGACCAACTGGGTGAATTCTACGAAAAGCTTTCTGCGGTGACAGGAAAAGAAATGATCCTGCCGATGAACACTGGTGCAGAAGCAGTAGAGACAGCACTCAAAGCAGTTCGTCGCTGGGCTTATGACGTGAAAAAAGTACCAGAGAACCAAGCAGAAATCATCGTATGTGAAGGCAACTTCCATGGTCGTACTGTCACAATTACTTCCTTCTCTTCTGCAGAAGAGTACAGACGTGGCTTCGGACCATTCACACCTGGTTTCAAAATCATTCCTTATGGCGATATCGAAGCGCTTAAGCAAGCGATTACACCGAATACAGCAGCATTCATGCTGGAGCCGATCCAAGGCGAAGCAGGGATCATCATTCCACAAGAGGGCTTCTTGAAGCAAGCACAAGAGGTATGTAAAGCAAACAATGTACTTTTGGTCAGCGACGAGATCCAAACAGGCTTCGGTCGCACAGGTAAAATGTTTGCCAGCGATTGGGAAGAGGTAGTGCCAGATATGTACATCATGGGAAAAGCTCTTGGTGGTGGCGTGTTCCCGATTTCTGCAGTAGCAGCAGATAAAGAAATCTTGAGCGTATTTGAGCCAGGTTCCCACGGTTCTACCTTTGGTGGAAATCCACTCGGATGTGCAGTTGCCATCGCAGCTATGGATGTATTGGCTGACGAAGGTCTTGTACAACGCTCCCTGGAAATGGGCGCATATTTCATGGAGAAATTGAAAGAAATCAACAACCCGATCATCAAGGAAATTCGCGGTCGTGGTCTGTTCATTGGTTTGGAGCTGACTACAGCGGCTCGTCCATATTGCGAAAAACTAAAAGAACTGGGACTCCTGTGCAAAGAAACACATGAGACAACCATTCGTTTTGCACCGCCACTCGTCATCAGCAAAGAAGATCTAGATTGGGCAATTGATCGCATTAAACAAGTTCTGCACGTGACAGAAGCTGCAAACGCATAA